One genomic segment of Streptomyces sp. TLI_146 includes these proteins:
- a CDS encoding SseB family protein — protein sequence MYGYDQNQGAQAQYAQPQQPSYGEQPLYPEPSPPSLADAVRAFTTGSLSAEDFQQIFAGSKVYCPRGDNPGFLALHNTQQPVIPMFTSLKELRRYAGKESKYFVITGAEVIDLLPTGYGFVLDMEGDHRMVFDAKAVEQMVDFAMRRMYG from the coding sequence ATGTACGGCTACGACCAGAACCAGGGTGCTCAAGCGCAGTACGCCCAGCCGCAGCAGCCTTCCTACGGGGAGCAGCCGCTGTACCCCGAGCCGTCGCCGCCCTCGCTCGCGGACGCGGTGCGGGCGTTCACCACGGGCTCGCTCTCGGCCGAGGACTTCCAGCAGATCTTCGCGGGCTCGAAGGTCTACTGCCCGCGCGGGGACAACCCCGGCTTCCTGGCCCTGCACAACACCCAGCAGCCGGTGATCCCCATGTTCACCTCGCTCAAGGAGCTGCGGCGGTACGCGGGCAAGGAGTCCAAGTACTTCGTGATCACCGGCGCGGAGGTCATCGACCTGCTCCCGACCGGGTACGGCTTCGTCCTCGACATGGAGGGCGACCACCGGATGGTGTTCGACGCGAAGGCGGTCGAGCAGATGGTCGACTTCGCGATGCGGCGGATGTACGGCTGA